A genomic stretch from Candidatus Flexicrinis proximus includes:
- a CDS encoding NADH-quinone oxidoreductase subunit M, translated as MLEGFSFPVLSAIIWVPIIAGVVILFMDGKQRDLVRGVAISAAAIVLALSALVFFTYNSQVDQVTANQEILMQAGGSSMGTQMFVDGLAFVEHATWIESLGISYHLAVDGLSAPMVLLTGMVAVAGVLISWRIEDRIREFMAFFMLLVAGVYGVFIAVDMFLLFFFYELAIFPMYLLIAGWGWVKLREYAAMKLTLYILIGSVVALVGVIAMVLTASNYFGAEGAAVFEAAKSGGLIPDSTPTFNFNMVSLTLAAENGAFDVPGYLGIDAMTFAKLWFPFIFIGFGVLAGIFPFHNWSPDGHVAAPTAVSMIHAGVLMKLGAYAALRAGVQLMPEGAQTHLPWIVILTLINVVLGAFIAFRQRDFKYVIGFSSVSHMGLVSMGFATMNVTGMHGAGLQMFSHGAMTALFFGCVGMVYDRAHTRDIPSLGGMIKQMPWVGFAFVVGGLTSMGMPGFSGFIAEYPIFMGLFEATNVQLNIGGLNVTNYYPVIAILAVLGVVITAAYVLRVTGQVFFGEFNKEKYPEVGDIAITDRVILLLLGVPLLVIGLYPAILAPMVEAGVRPVVALLGGSF; from the coding sequence ATGCTTGAAGGGTTCTCGTTTCCAGTATTAAGCGCGATCATCTGGGTGCCAATCATCGCCGGCGTTGTCATCCTATTCATGGATGGCAAGCAGCGGGATCTGGTGCGCGGTGTGGCGATCAGCGCGGCGGCGATTGTGCTTGCGCTGTCAGCGCTCGTATTCTTTACGTATAACTCCCAGGTCGATCAGGTCACGGCCAATCAGGAAATCCTGATGCAGGCCGGCGGCTCGTCGATGGGTACGCAGATGTTCGTCGACGGCCTGGCTTTCGTCGAACATGCGACGTGGATTGAAAGCCTCGGAATCAGCTATCACCTGGCAGTGGATGGGCTGAGCGCGCCGATGGTACTGCTGACCGGGATGGTGGCGGTCGCAGGGGTGCTGATTAGCTGGCGCATTGAGGACCGCATCCGCGAGTTTATGGCGTTCTTCATGCTGCTGGTGGCAGGCGTGTACGGCGTGTTTATCGCCGTCGATATGTTCCTGCTGTTCTTCTTCTACGAACTAGCCATCTTCCCGATGTACCTGCTGATCGCAGGCTGGGGATGGGTGAAGCTGCGCGAATACGCGGCGATGAAGCTGACTCTGTATATCCTGATCGGGTCGGTGGTCGCGCTGGTTGGTGTGATCGCGATGGTCCTGACGGCCAGCAATTACTTCGGCGCGGAAGGTGCGGCGGTCTTCGAAGCTGCTAAGTCCGGCGGATTAATCCCGGACTCCACCCCGACCTTCAACTTCAATATGGTGTCGCTGACGCTGGCGGCGGAGAACGGCGCATTCGATGTGCCGGGATACCTTGGCATTGACGCGATGACCTTCGCCAAGCTGTGGTTCCCGTTCATCTTCATCGGCTTCGGCGTACTGGCCGGTATCTTCCCGTTCCACAACTGGTCACCGGACGGTCACGTGGCCGCGCCGACCGCCGTGTCGATGATCCATGCGGGCGTGCTGATGAAGCTCGGCGCGTATGCTGCGCTGCGCGCCGGCGTCCAGCTCATGCCGGAGGGGGCGCAGACCCATCTGCCGTGGATTGTGATCCTGACGTTAATCAACGTGGTGCTCGGCGCGTTCATCGCGTTCAGGCAACGTGATTTCAAGTATGTGATCGGGTTCAGTTCGGTATCGCACATGGGTCTGGTGAGCATGGGCTTCGCCACCATGAACGTGACCGGAATGCACGGCGCAGGCCTGCAGATGTTCAGCCACGGCGCGATGACGGCACTATTCTTCGGGTGCGTCGGCATGGTTTACGACCGCGCACACACCCGCGACATCCCGAGCCTAGGCGGCATGATCAAGCAAATGCCATGGGTGGGCTTCGCATTCGTCGTCGGCGGTCTTACGAGCATGGGTATGCCGGGGTTCAGCGGGTTCATCGCGGAATACCCGATATTCATGGGACTGTTCGAGGCGACTAACGTCCAGCTGAACATCGGCGGCCTGAACGTGACGAACTACTACCCGGTCATCGCGATCCTGGCGGTGCTGGGGGTGGTGATCACGGCGGCGTATGTGCTGCGCGTCACGGGACAAGTCTTCTTTGGCGAGTTCAACAAAGAGAAGTATCCGGAAGTCGGCGACATCGCGATAACCGACCGTGTGATTTTGCTGTTGCTCGGCGTACCACTGCTGGTGATCGGATTATA
- a CDS encoding NADH-quinone oxidoreductase subunit M, protein MQLDVFGINPLTVLIFAPALGGLLVLGLPNNKALARWVSLVIALGVGLLAALVFFTYDRSVPGYQFVTDGIWFPSINARWTLGIDGISAAMVLLTGILVPLAVLISWEIEDRAKAHLALILFFEMGLMGVFVAQDLMVFFLFYEVSLVPIYFLIKEWGGTNRQYASTKFFIYSVGGTLGMLLATQLIGLTAGTFNIEQLTSIWPQFEGASGGLFLGTSIESVKTLAFIGFFVAFCIKVPVWPFHTWLPDAHSEAPTAGSMLLAGVMLKMGAYGFIRLVIPLFPDVWVAEVNILGAFTVDWAGIFAFLAVLGVVLGALAALGQNDIKRLVAYSSVNHMGFVALGIAVYASVYGRIVTQGGDGGMLQDAILAGNGAVMQMFNHGLSSAGMFLLAGAIYHKTHTRDLREYGGLWVKAPVYGAVFIFTSMASLGLPGLNGFVSEFMVVRGAWPVFTTLTAISMIGLLFTGSYILKGIRAVLHGPFNLHWRDYSLEIERREFVAIAPLMVLMLITGIVPNWILPVINDSVTRILSALS, encoded by the coding sequence ATGCAACTCGACGTATTCGGGATTAACCCTCTCACCGTGCTGATCTTCGCCCCGGCATTGGGCGGACTGCTGGTGCTTGGGCTACCCAACAATAAAGCACTGGCGCGCTGGGTATCGCTGGTGATCGCGCTCGGCGTCGGTCTGCTGGCCGCGCTGGTATTCTTCACCTATGACCGCTCGGTTCCCGGCTACCAGTTCGTGACTGACGGGATATGGTTTCCGTCGATCAACGCGAGGTGGACGCTGGGCATCGACGGAATCAGCGCAGCGATGGTGCTGCTGACCGGCATCCTGGTTCCGCTGGCGGTGCTGATCAGTTGGGAGATCGAAGACCGCGCTAAGGCGCATCTCGCGTTAATCCTGTTCTTCGAGATGGGGTTGATGGGGGTATTCGTAGCGCAGGACCTGATGGTCTTCTTCCTGTTCTACGAAGTCAGCCTGGTACCGATTTACTTCCTGATCAAGGAATGGGGCGGCACAAACCGGCAGTACGCCTCGACCAAGTTCTTCATCTACTCGGTCGGCGGTACGCTGGGGATGCTGCTGGCAACACAGTTGATAGGCTTGACAGCAGGCACGTTCAACATCGAACAGCTGACCTCGATCTGGCCGCAATTCGAAGGGGCGTCGGGCGGGTTATTCCTCGGCACCAGCATCGAATCGGTCAAGACTCTGGCCTTCATCGGGTTCTTCGTGGCGTTCTGCATCAAGGTTCCGGTATGGCCGTTCCATACCTGGCTGCCGGATGCACACTCCGAAGCACCGACGGCGGGCTCGATGCTGCTGGCCGGTGTCATGCTCAAGATGGGCGCTTACGGGTTTATCCGTCTGGTCATCCCGCTGTTCCCGGATGTGTGGGTGGCTGAGGTCAATATCCTCGGCGCCTTCACCGTGGACTGGGCAGGGATTTTCGCCTTCCTCGCCGTACTGGGTGTGGTCCTGGGCGCGCTCGCCGCGCTCGGCCAAAACGACATCAAGCGACTGGTCGCTTACTCGTCGGTCAACCACATGGGCTTTGTCGCGCTGGGCATCGCGGTCTACGCTTCGGTTTATGGGCGGATCGTGACGCAAGGCGGCGACGGTGGGATGCTGCAGGATGCAATCCTGGCCGGAAACGGCGCAGTGATGCAGATGTTCAATCATGGCTTATCAAGCGCTGGCATGTTCCTTTTGGCGGGCGCGATCTATCACAAGACACACACACGCGATCTGCGCGAGTACGGCGGATTGTGGGTGAAAGCCCCGGTTTACGGCGCGGTGTTCATCTTTACGAGCATGGCGAGCCTGGGACTGCCGGGACTGAACGGTTTCGTGAGCGAGTTTATGGTGGTGCGCGGCGCGTGGCCGGTGTTCACGACGCTGACGGCAATCTCGATGATCGGCCTGCTGTTCACGGGCAGTTACATCCTGAAGGGCATCCGGGCCGTACTGCACGGGCCATTCAACCTCCATTGGCGGGATTATTCACTGGAAATTGAGCGCCGCGAGTTTGTGGCAATCGCCCCGCTGATGGTACTGATGTTGATTACCGGCATCGTGCCGAATTGGATCTTGCCGGTCATCAACGACTCGGTGACCCGCATCCTCAGCGCGCTGAGTTAG
- a CDS encoding NADH-quinone oxidoreductase subunit L yields the protein MSLDFLNDPNFLPWLIPVGPLLAFAIIAIATNRSRLVPATDKHEYGGHHPDYDGMLVPVVAPASRVLSIVVGMSGVIAAWLIAMAVVSNAAAIDGVFGEMVFASGYEWLATGISNLTMGVLVDPLTIIMLTMVPLAIVCIFIYSIGYMAHDPRQARFFALISLFGGAMLTLVVADNLLLLFVGWEIMGLCSYLLIGFWFEKESAYKAAIKAFTTTRVADVIMLLGIVYLYSLTGTLSFRDILYNTEVLEQLASTPAIFIGGISAAGLIGIFLIIGTIGKSAQFPLHVWLPDAMEGPTPVSAMIHAAAMVSAGVYAIIRMYPLFEAGGHPHHGEFTSPLLLMSIVGGFTALFAATIAVAQNDVKKVLAYSTISQLGFMMAALGIGAYIAAAFHLITHAFFKALLFMASGSVIHAMEHGEHHVHEHAHGHDDEDEEEHGHDHAPVAAHDTHGHDSHDAHGHDAHGHEQAHSAPHFDPQDMMNMGGLRHRIPVTFITFVIGGLSLAGFPLITAGFWSKDEILADAWYGLTNGYFPHIFVFLMLATAAFLTAFYTARQLCLTFLGEARTEEAKHAGLGGPSNVVSITMQLPLIILAFFALFAGFVGVPSEFPILGPILSEHHNPFFYFVSGTLAPAMQPEHPPFSLFPVLVSFTVALGGLGLGYWMYGRKPLVAGQADPLVEILGPIHNLLKNKYYFDELYDVVFIKPSQAIARATSEFVDRGIIDGILHTIGRVFTWIGDLLKVFNLWLIDGFGDGIPRAIGWAGLQVRRVQTGRIQQYLLLVAAAAVIIGLIFVVSAGTAAN from the coding sequence ATGAGTTTAGACTTCCTGAATGACCCGAATTTTCTCCCGTGGCTGATCCCTGTCGGCCCGCTGCTGGCGTTCGCCATTATCGCGATCGCCACCAACCGCAGCCGGCTCGTTCCTGCCACAGACAAGCACGAATATGGCGGCCATCACCCCGATTACGACGGGATGCTGGTGCCGGTCGTGGCTCCCGCCAGCCGAGTGCTCAGTATCGTGGTTGGTATGTCCGGTGTGATCGCCGCATGGCTGATCGCGATGGCTGTCGTCAGTAACGCCGCCGCAATCGATGGCGTATTCGGCGAGATGGTGTTCGCGAGCGGTTACGAATGGCTGGCAACCGGCATCAGCAATCTGACGATGGGTGTGCTGGTCGATCCGCTGACGATCATCATGCTGACGATGGTACCGCTGGCGATCGTGTGTATCTTCATTTACAGCATCGGCTATATGGCGCACGACCCGCGCCAGGCCCGCTTCTTTGCCCTGATTTCGCTGTTTGGCGGCGCGATGCTGACGCTGGTAGTGGCGGATAACCTGCTGCTGCTGTTCGTCGGCTGGGAAATCATGGGGCTGTGCTCGTACCTGCTGATCGGCTTCTGGTTCGAGAAAGAAAGCGCGTACAAGGCGGCGATTAAGGCATTCACGACCACCCGTGTGGCGGACGTGATCATGCTGCTGGGTATCGTCTACCTGTACTCGCTGACGGGGACCCTGAGCTTCCGCGATATCCTGTACAACACGGAAGTCCTCGAACAACTGGCGTCGACGCCGGCGATTTTCATCGGCGGGATCAGCGCGGCCGGATTGATTGGCATCTTCCTGATCATCGGCACCATCGGCAAGTCGGCGCAGTTCCCGCTGCATGTGTGGCTGCCAGACGCGATGGAAGGCCCGACACCGGTCAGCGCGATGATCCATGCGGCGGCGATGGTTTCTGCAGGCGTCTACGCGATCATCCGCATGTACCCGCTGTTTGAAGCAGGCGGCCACCCCCACCACGGCGAATTCACCTCACCGCTACTGCTGATGAGCATCGTCGGCGGATTTACGGCGCTGTTTGCCGCAACGATCGCGGTCGCACAGAACGACGTGAAGAAAGTCCTCGCCTACTCCACCATCTCGCAGCTCGGTTTCATGATGGCTGCGCTGGGCATCGGCGCCTATATCGCCGCGGCCTTCCACCTGATTACACACGCCTTCTTCAAGGCGCTGCTGTTTATGGCGTCCGGTTCGGTCATTCACGCGATGGAGCACGGCGAACATCACGTTCACGAGCATGCCCATGGGCATGACGACGAGGACGAAGAAGAACACGGGCATGATCATGCGCCGGTCGCTGCTCACGATACACACGGTCACGACAGCCATGACGCACATGGGCACGACGCTCACGGTCATGAACAGGCGCACAGCGCTCCGCACTTCGATCCACAAGACATGATGAACATGGGCGGCCTGCGTCACCGCATCCCGGTCACGTTCATAACGTTCGTCATCGGCGGACTGTCACTGGCGGGCTTCCCGCTGATCACCGCGGGTTTCTGGTCGAAAGACGAAATCCTGGCTGATGCGTGGTACGGGCTGACTAACGGCTACTTCCCGCACATTTTTGTCTTCCTGATGCTGGCGACCGCCGCGTTCCTGACGGCGTTTTACACCGCACGGCAGCTGTGTCTGACCTTCCTTGGGGAAGCACGCACAGAAGAAGCCAAACATGCTGGTCTAGGCGGCCCTTCGAACGTGGTCAGCATCACCATGCAGCTTCCGCTGATCATCCTGGCCTTCTTTGCCCTGTTTGCCGGTTTTGTGGGCGTACCGAGCGAGTTCCCGATCCTGGGGCCGATCCTGTCGGAGCATCACAATCCGTTCTTCTACTTCGTCTCTGGGACGCTGGCCCCGGCCATGCAGCCGGAACACCCACCGTTCAGCCTGTTCCCGGTGCTGGTCTCGTTCACGGTCGCGCTTGGCGGCCTTGGACTGGGATACTGGATGTACGGGCGCAAGCCGCTGGTGGCAGGACAGGCCGACCCGCTGGTTGAGATCCTGGGTCCGATCCACAATCTGCTGAAGAACAAGTACTACTTCGACGAGCTGTATGACGTGGTCTTCATCAAGCCGTCGCAGGCGATTGCGCGGGCGACGAGCGAATTTGTCGATCGCGGCATCATCGACGGCATCCTGCATACTATCGGGCGGGTGTTTACGTGGATCGGCGATCTGCTGAAGGTGTTCAACCTGTGGCTGATCGACGGTTTCGGCGACGGCATTCCCCGGGCCATCGGCTGGGCGGGACTTCAGGTCCGGCGCGTGCAGACCGGCCGGATACAGCAATATCTACTGTTGGTGGCCGCCGCCGCTGTGATTATCGGCCTAATCTTCGTGGTGTCGGCTGGCACCGCCGCCAACTAG